CTTTACCCACGAACTGCTTAAGTTGCTGAGTCAAACTGTCAATTAAGCTTCCATCTGTTCTAGAAGTAACTTCACTTTCAATTTGCTTCATGGTTTCTGGGGGCAACCCTAGTAAGCTCACTAGCTTTTGGTAGGCAGCAGCCTCATGGTCATTAATGAGATCCTCTTGGTGGGTTCGAGCGCTAGCTCCAATCACTTCGTAGCCCAAACGTAGCACTAGTTCTTTTTCTTCAGTGCTTTGAAGTTGGGGTGTTAACTCCTCTAGCTGGATGTTCTGCATCATGTAGTCTTGCAATTCTTGCTGAAGGCTTTGCTGCTGGGCTGGGTCGGTGGCAAAAATACTGCTGAAGCGATCGAGCATAACATCGACCTCTTCTTCGGCTAAACCACCATCTGACCACGCCATAGCAGTAACAATCCGTAGCAAATTCATCTGACGAGGAGTAATGGAAGGAGGGGGAGGGATTTGAACCATCGTGCGATCTCCTCAATTAACTTTAAAAGGATAGATTTACCCTACCATTGACCCATTTGGGTTGAGTTAGGGCAGTTACAGATCGTTATGTCTATCCTTCTATGTTTGCTAAAAGCCAGGGCATTAGAGACGGAAGTTGGCGTTGCCAGGCCGTTTCGTGGTGAACTTCTCCTTCAGCCAAGCGAAATTGTAGCTCGTGATTTCCATAACCTAAGTCTTTAAGGTGATGATAGAAGTCACGGGTAATGGGTACATAGTCAAGCCAAACGCCAGAGAACGAGTATTGTTCGGCTCCGCCTACATAGAGCAAAATTTTTGACCAGTGGCGCGTGGGGCTGTCCCAAAGGCTAAACATGTACCGATCGCCCCACATCAACGCAGGCGATAAGCAGCCAATTCTTCCAAAGACTTGTGGATAGGTTTTACCCAAGTACAACGTCATTAATCCGCCCATGCTAGCTCCCATTACACCCGTCCATTGGGCTTCGGGGCGGGTTCGATAGGTGCGATCGATGTAGGGTTTGAGATGATTGACTAAAAAATCGGCGCAGAGGTTTGCCCGTCCACCAATCCATGAAGAATATTCGGAGAGGCGATCGCCTAAATGATCAATTCCTACAATAATCCAGGGCTGGATTGCTCCTTCTGTCACCAGTTTTTCTAGCGTCCAGTTAATGCACCAAGTGTCATACGTCGCAGACTCAGGATGGGCAAAAATGTTCTGCCCGTCGAAGACATAGAGAACAGGCAGGGGGCGATCGGCTTCGCCGTTACCGCCAGGGTCGCTCTGGTCATAGCCATCTGGCGTGTAGATGCGAACCGTGCGCTTAATTTGCTCGGGTGGAGAAAAGAAATCGTGAAGAATTTGGATATTACCCATAGAAACCCTTGAAGTCCGATGTTCTCTAATCCTGGTTTAGGGGGGCATGGTCTGACGATTACCCCTGAGAGTAATCTTATGAAACCAAAACCCGGTATTTTACAAAACCGGGTTCTTAGTTCAAGTTAGTATTCTGGCACCGATGGATCGATTTCGCGGCTCCAAGCCAGGATGCCGCCTTGAACATTGGTGCCTTCAATGCCTGCTTCTTTGAGGAGGGCGATCGCCTTAGCCGATCGCATCCCCGACTTGCAATGCACCACTAATCTATGCCCATTTAGGAGTTCCCTAACTTGGGCAACACCGCCGCCGCTTTCAATGTCGGGCAGGGGAACCAACACCGACCCAGGAATTTGGGCAATTTGGTATTCGTTAGGATTACGCACATCTAGCAGCACAAAGTCATCGGTGCCGCTGTCAAGTAGCTGTTTCAGATCTTGAACAGTGATTTCTTTCATATTTGCCTGCTGTTGCTCCTCTGCTGCTTTAGCTTGGGGAATGCCACAAAACACTTCATAATCAATCAGCTTTTCAATCACTGGACGAACAGGATTAGGCTGCAACTTGAGCTCGCGGAAGGTCATATCTAAGGCGTTGTAGACGACCAAACGACCGCTGAGCGTCCGCCCTTTTCCCAAAATAATCTTGACGGTTTCGGTTGCTTGAATCAAGCCGATGATGCCTGGAAGAATGCCCAGCACGCCTCCTTCAGCACAAGAAGGAACCTCTCCAGGCGGCGGTGGATCGGGGAATAAATCTCGATAGTTCGGACTTAGAGCCGTTTCATCGTAGAACCAATCTTTGCCCATTTGCCGAAGATCAGTTTTTTGGTTTGCCGAAAGTGCATCCCAGCCTTCAGGACGTTTCCAGCCGCCCTTATAGTTAAACACGGTTGCCTGTCCGTCAAACCGCAAGATGGAACCGTAAACATTAGGCTTGTCCAACAAGACGCAAGCATCGTTGACTAGGTAACGAGTTGGAAAGTTATCGGTGCCATCGACCACAATGTCATAGGGCGCAATGATGGCGATCGCGTTCTCAGAGCTAATTCGGGTTTCGTACAGATCAATCTGGCAATGGGGATTAATTTCGAGAATGCGGCTTTTTGCCGATTCAATCTTGGGCTTGCCGACCCAGGATGTGCCATGAATGACTTGGCGATGGAGATTGGATTGATCAACTACATCAAAGTCAACAATGCCAATACGACCGATACCAGCAGCAGCAAGGTAAAGCAACAGCGGTGAACCCAGCCCACCTGTGCCGATGCACAGAACACTGGCTGCTTTCAGGCGTTTCTGACCCTCTAAGCCCACTTCTGGCAAGATGATATGGCGAGAGTACCGTTCGTAGTCATCACGACTAAGCTGGACATCATCCAGATTGGGATTTAGCATAACAAACTCAACAAAACGCTAAAGGGTAAAGTTTGAGGAGGCAAAACTCATTGAGGGGATGAAATTCCGTCTGCTTCAGTTTCTACTCTATTAGAGCAGTTGCAGAGGAATATGGACGATTGAGTTTGATAAGTTGGGTTACTTTTAAGTAGACACATTAGGGCGATCGCGCCGCTCAGTCACCCTAGTTCAAAGAGATCGCAAGCGAAAAAATCATAAAAAAAGAGCGAGGTTCTACAGGGTAGCTTTCTCGCTCTTAAAGCCATCAAGGTAGAAAACTTTTTACTCTTCCAAATCCTCTACAGCTTCATCGTTGACTGCATCTGCCGCCTCATTACTGATAGCACTCGTGCTGATATTCTCTACAACTTCGTCTGTTGCTTCATTGCCATCCTGGCTAGAGTCCGCCATAGTCTCCTCTGCGGCTTCCGTAAGTTCGACTGTTTCCTCCTCTGCCCCTTCCCCCGAAGACGGCACCAGAGCCACAGCCACGATCGCATCATCCTCATCTAGGCGTTGCACCCGCACCCCAGTCGCCGCGCGAGACTGACGAGAAATCGCTTTGACAGCCTGACGAATAATAATCCCCCGGCTAGTCACCAGAATAATTTCATCCTCCTCACCAACCACCTGCATGGCTGCAAGCTGGTCACCTTTCTTACGGAACTTGATGGCTCGAAGCCCCAACCCTGCTCGGTTTTGCAGCCGGAACTGCGCAACTGGAACCCGCTTGCCCATGCCGCCCGTTGTAATGATCAATGCCCAAGGCCCTTGATCAGCATCGGTCACTTCCGCCGTCTCGGCTTCCCCTGCTTCAGCGATCTCGGATGTTTCTACCGTCTCTAGAGCTTCTACCGCCTCCCCTTCAACTTCCTCCACCTCAGCCTCGTCGCTCTCCAACATACTGGCAATGACTTGGCTCGGCAGTATATCCATACTAATGAGCTCGTCGCCCTTACGAAGCGACATTGAGCGAACGCCCCGCGTTGGTCTCCCCAAGGGACGGAGTTGCTCTTGACTGGCACGGAAGTGGATTGCCATGCCCTGGCGCGTGCTGATCATGATGCTATCTTCAACACGGGCTAGGCGTACCCAGCGAAGTTGGTCACTTTCTTCGAGAGAGATGGCAATTAAACCATTAGAACGAATATTGCTAAAGGCAGAAAGCCGGGTCTTCTTGATAAAGCCCTTCTGAGTCAGCATGACCAAGTACTCCTCGTCGGTGAAGGCACTGACTGGGACAATTGATGTGATTTTTTCCTCGCGGGAGATCGGCAAAAGTTGCACAACGGGCATTCCGCGCGAGGTGCGAGAGCCGATCGGAATTTGGTATGCCTTAACGCAGTAGGAAATGCCGCGATCGCTAAAGAACAAGACGCTGTCATGGTCGCAACAGGTGAGGAAGTGATCGACCCCATCGTCTTCCTTCATGCGCGTTCCGGCTTTGCCGCGCGTCGCCCGACTCTGTGCCTCAAACGTGCTGACGGGCATCCGCTTGATGTAACCCTGCTCAGTGATCATGATGATCGCCTGCTCATTGGCAATCAAATCGGTATCCGACAGTTCGCCGTCTGCCCGTTCAATGATGGTGCGTCGAGGGTTTGCATAGGCAGTTCGCAGTTCGGTTAGCTCAGTTTGAATAATTTCCAAAATCCGTTCCCGCCGTGCCAAAATGTCACGCAGGTCAATGATTTTGACCATCAAATCATTGTGCTCGTGGTCAATTTTCTCAGATTCTAGGGCAGTCAAGCGGCGAAGCTGCATTTGTAAAATTGCGTCGGCTTGAGCCTCGGAAAGGCTTTGAGAAGCGATCAGTTCTTGCTTGGCCGTAGCGGTGTCTGCCGCCCGACGAATCAAGGCAATGATGGCATCAAGATTTTGCAATGCTATTAGCAAGCCTTGGAGGATGTGATCGCGCTCTTCTGCCTTGCGTAACTCGTAGCGGGTGCGCCGGGTAATGGTTTCGATGCGGAAGTCGAGGAAGACTTCCAGGAAGCGCTTAATGCTCAAAAGCTGGGGTTCGCTGTTAACCAGCGCCAGCATATTGACCCCAAAGTTGGCTTGCAGCGGAGTTTGCTTGTACAGGTTATTGAGGACAACACGAGCATAGGCATCTCGGCGCAGTTCAATCACAACTCTCATGCCATCGCGATCGCTCTCGTCTCGAATATCAGAGATGCCTTCTAAGCGATGCTCGTTGACCATTTCCGCAATCCGCTCAATCATTGCCGCCTTGTTAGTTTGGTAAGGCAACTCAGTGATGATGATGGCTTCTCGGTCAGGACGACCCCGCTGTTCCAGGGTTTCAATACTGGCCACGCCGCGCATGGTCACAGAGCCGCGCCCCGTGGTGTAAGCCTCTTTAATACCGCTGGTTCCCAAGATCTGCCCACCTGTCGGAAAGTCTGGACCGGGGATGTACTGCATTAACTCCAAGTCAGTGATCTCGGGGTTGTTAATCAGTGCCACTACGCCATCTAGCAGTTCGCCCAAGTTGTGGGGCGGAATATTGGTTGCCATTCCGACCGCAATTCCTGAGGAGCCATTCAGCAGTAGCTGAGGGATACGGGAGGGCATCACTAACGGCTCTTGTTGAGAGCCATCAAAGTTATCAGTAAAGTCAACGGTTTCTGATTCAATGTCACGCAGTAGGGAGTTAACCGTCAGTCCCTGTAAACGACACTCGGTATATCGCATTGCTGCGGGTGGGTCGTTATCAATAGAGCCGAAGTTGCCGTGCCCGTTAATTAAGGGGTACCGCATGGAAAAATCT
The Timaviella obliquedivisa GSE-PSE-MK23-08B DNA segment above includes these coding regions:
- a CDS encoding TerB family tellurite resistance protein — protein: MNLLRIVTAMAWSDGGLAEEEVDVMLDRFSSIFATDPAQQQSLQQELQDYMMQNIQLEELTPQLQSTEEKELVLRLGYEVIGASARTHQEDLINDHEAAAYQKLVSLLGLPPETMKQIESEVTSRTDGSLIDSLTQQLKQFVGKG
- a CDS encoding alpha/beta hydrolase — encoded protein: MGNIQILHDFFSPPEQIKRTVRIYTPDGYDQSDPGGNGEADRPLPVLYVFDGQNIFAHPESATYDTWCINWTLEKLVTEGAIQPWIIVGIDHLGDRLSEYSSWIGGRANLCADFLVNHLKPYIDRTYRTRPEAQWTGVMGASMGGLMTLYLGKTYPQVFGRIGCLSPALMWGDRYMFSLWDSPTRHWSKILLYVGGAEQYSFSGVWLDYVPITRDFYHHLKDLGYGNHELQFRLAEGEVHHETAWQRQLPSLMPWLLANIEG
- the moeB gene encoding molybdopterin-synthase adenylyltransferase MoeB — its product is MLNPNLDDVQLSRDDYERYSRHIILPEVGLEGQKRLKAASVLCIGTGGLGSPLLLYLAAAGIGRIGIVDFDVVDQSNLHRQVIHGTSWVGKPKIESAKSRILEINPHCQIDLYETRISSENAIAIIAPYDIVVDGTDNFPTRYLVNDACVLLDKPNVYGSILRFDGQATVFNYKGGWKRPEGWDALSANQKTDLRQMGKDWFYDETALSPNYRDLFPDPPPPGEVPSCAEGGVLGILPGIIGLIQATETVKIILGKGRTLSGRLVVYNALDMTFRELKLQPNPVRPVIEKLIDYEVFCGIPQAKAAEEQQQANMKEITVQDLKQLLDSGTDDFVLLDVRNPNEYQIAQIPGSVLVPLPDIESGGGVAQVRELLNGHRLVVHCKSGMRSAKAIALLKEAGIEGTNVQGGILAWSREIDPSVPEY
- the gyrA gene encoding DNA gyrase subunit A; the protein is MSIPQERIVPTDLRIEMSRSYLEYAMSVIVGRALPDARDGLKPVHRRILYAMHELGLTHDRPFRKCARVVGEVLGKYHPHGDTAVYDALVRMAQDFSMRYPLINGHGNFGSIDNDPPAAMRYTECRLQGLTVNSLLRDIESETVDFTDNFDGSQQEPLVMPSRIPQLLLNGSSGIAVGMATNIPPHNLGELLDGVVALINNPEITDLELMQYIPGPDFPTGGQILGTSGIKEAYTTGRGSVTMRGVASIETLEQRGRPDREAIIITELPYQTNKAAMIERIAEMVNEHRLEGISDIRDESDRDGMRVVIELRRDAYARVVLNNLYKQTPLQANFGVNMLALVNSEPQLLSIKRFLEVFLDFRIETITRRTRYELRKAEERDHILQGLLIALQNLDAIIALIRRAADTATAKQELIASQSLSEAQADAILQMQLRRLTALESEKIDHEHNDLMVKIIDLRDILARRERILEIIQTELTELRTAYANPRRTIIERADGELSDTDLIANEQAIIMITEQGYIKRMPVSTFEAQSRATRGKAGTRMKEDDGVDHFLTCCDHDSVLFFSDRGISYCVKAYQIPIGSRTSRGMPVVQLLPISREEKITSIVPVSAFTDEEYLVMLTQKGFIKKTRLSAFSNIRSNGLIAISLEESDQLRWVRLARVEDSIMISTRQGMAIHFRASQEQLRPLGRPTRGVRSMSLRKGDELISMDILPSQVIASMLESDEAEVEEVEGEAVEALETVETSEIAEAGEAETAEVTDADQGPWALIITTGGMGKRVPVAQFRLQNRAGLGLRAIKFRKKGDQLAAMQVVGEEDEIILVTSRGIIIRQAVKAISRQSRAATGVRVQRLDEDDAIVAVALVPSSGEGAEEETVELTEAAEETMADSSQDGNEATDEVVENISTSAISNEAADAVNDEAVEDLEE